From the Theobroma cacao cultivar B97-61/B2 chromosome 2, Criollo_cocoa_genome_V2, whole genome shotgun sequence genome, one window contains:
- the LOC18610166 gene encoding uncharacterized protein At1g04910 isoform X2, whose protein sequence is MNCKGIRGIKARKLETMAASQSQPPAIKFWAAAALVLVTLLWVCVLQLATVLNEENTVSSSFYNPLSSPERIYKNNGYLVVIANGGLNQRRLAIADMVVIARYINVTFIVPLFDNGTYWNDKRDEVRIVEELPPELKRREESESIYSMVPISFASLTYYYEKVIPRIQKRGVLHFSLTDARLANNGLPDEVQKLRCRVNYEALKFTQPIEQTGRKIVSLLRQRGPFLVLHLRYEKDMVAFTGCVQGLTKEEIREVTEMRYFYEGWKHKPIDAKRRREHGSCPLTPEETALILQALGIDRNTTIYIAAGKIYNEEKRMANLAMAYPNLVRKELVLEPSDLKPFLNHADQMAALDYIVAIESNIFIPTFGGNMAKAVEGHRRYMGFKTTVVLNRAFLVRLIDDYKKGRLSWDEFALLVKKSHEHRTGNPGRRKEIPDHPRLEDFFYSNPQECLPPIS, encoded by the exons ATGAACtgtaaaggtattagagggATCAAAGCTAGAAAGCTAGAGACCATGGCTGCCTCACAGTCGCAGCCTCCTGCAATCAAGTTCTGGGCAGCTGCGGCCTTGGTCTTGGTAACCCTGCTGTGGGTTTGCGTATTGCAGCTGGCAACGGTACTCAACGAGGAAAATACAGTGTCATCTTCGTTCTATAATCCCTTATCGTCACCAGAAA GGATTTATAAGAACAATGGATATCTGGTGGTTATAGCCAATGGAGGGTTGAATCAAAGACGACTTGCT ATTGCTGATATGGTCGTGATTGCAAGGTATATTAATGTCACGTTTATTGTTCCTCTATTCGATAATGGAACTTATTGGAACGATAAAAG GGATGAAGTTCGTATAGTGGAAGAGCTTCCGCCAGAGCTAAAGAGAAGAGAGGAATCAGAGTCAATTTATTCCATGGTTCCCATAAGTTTTGCCAGCTTGACATATTACTATGAAAAG gttATTCCTCGAATACAAAAGCGTGGGGTCTTGCATTTCTCTCTAACTGACGCAAGGCTAGCCAACAATGGGCTACCAGATGAGGTCCAAAAGCTTCGCTGCAGAGTAAACTATGAAGCATTGAAATTCACTCAGCCAATTGAGCAAACAGGTAGAAAAATTGTTAGTCTCCTCAGGCAAAGGGGACCTTTCTTGGTTCTTCATCTTAGATATGAAAAAGACATGGTTGCATTTACTGGTTGTGTTCAAGGTTTAACTAAAGAAGAGATCAGAGAGGTTACAGAAATGAG GTACTTCTATGAAGGGTGGAAGCATAAACCGATAGATGCTAAAAGGAGGAGAGAACATGGTTCTTGCCCATTGACTCCCGAGGAAACTGCTCTTATATTGCAAGCATTGGGTATTGATAGGAATACCACAATCTACATAGCTGCCGGAAAAATATAcaatgaagaaaagagaatggCAAACCTAGCAATGGCCTATCCAAATCTG GTCAGGAAAGAGCTTGTATTGGAACCCTCGGATCTTAAGCCGTTCCTCAATCATGCAGATCAGATGGCAGCATTGGATTATATTGTTGCAatagaaagtaatattttcaTTCCTACCTTTGGAGGAAACATGGCCAAAGCCGTTGAAGGCCATCGTAG ATACATGGGATTCAAGACAACAGTTGTTCTTAACAGAGCGTTTCTAGTCAGGCTGATCGATGACTACAAGAAAGGAAGGCTGAGCTGGGATGAATTTGCTCTACTAGTGAAGAAATCTCATGAACATCGTACTGGGAATCCAGGCAGAAGAAAGGAGATTCCTGATCATCCCAGACTTGAAGATTTCTTCTATTCTAATCCACAAGAATGTCTGCCACCAATTTCCTGA
- the LOC18610168 gene encoding uncharacterized protein At1g04910 isoform X1, with amino-acid sequence MKMDQRIKINSGYEDFKSIVEEVKGKHSEVEVMNCKGIRGIKARKLETMTASQSQPPAIKFWAAAALVLLTLLWVCVLQLATVLNEEDTVSSSFYNPLSSSERIYKNNGYLVVIANGGLNQRRLAIADMVVIARYINITLIVPLFDNETYWNDKSTFADIYDLNHFITSLRDEVRIVEELPPELKRREESESIYSMVPISFASLTYYYQKVIPRIQKRGVLHFSLTDARLANNGLPDEVQKLRCRVNYEALKFTQPIEETGRKIVSLLRQRGPFLVLHLRYEKDMVAFTGCVQGLTKEEIKEVTEMRYSYEGWKHKPIDAKRRREHGSCPLTPEETALILQALGIDRNTTIYIAAGKIYNEEKRMANLAMAFPNLVRKELVLEPSDLRPFLNHADQMAALDYIVAIESNIFIPTFGGNMAKAVEGHRRYMGFKRTVVLNRAFLVRLIDDYKKGRLSWDEFALLVKRSHEHRTGKPARRREIPDHPRLEDFFYSNPQECLSSIS; translated from the exons ATGAAGATGGATCAACGTATTAAGATTAATTCTGGGTATGAAGATTTTAAATCTATCGTGGAAGAGGTGAAGGGAAAGCATAGTGAAGTGGAGGTGATGAACtgtaaaggtattagagggATCAAGGCTAGAAAGCTGGAGACCATGACTGCCTCACAGTCGCAGCCTCCTGCAATCAAGTTCTGGGCAGCTGCGGCCTTGGTCTTGCTAACCCTGCTGTGGGTTTGCGTATTGCAGCTGGCAACAGTTCTAAACGAGGAAGATACAGTGTCATCTTCATTCTATAATCCCTTATCGTCATCAGAAA GGATTTATAAGAACAATGGATATCTAGTGGTTATAGCCAATGGAGGCTTGAATCAAAGACGACTTGCT ATTGCTGATATGGTCGTGATTGCAAGATATATTAATATCACGCTTATTGTTCCTTTATTCGATAATGAAACTTATTGGAACGATAAAAG CACATTTGCAGATATATATGACCTGAATCATTTTATTACATCTCTAAGGGATGAAGTTCGTATTGTGGAAGAGCTTCCTCCAGAGCTAAAGAGAAGAGAGGAATCAGAGTCAATTTATTCCATGGTTCCCATAAGTTTTGCTAGCTTGACATATTACTATCAAAAG gtTATTCCTCGAATACAAAAGCGTGGGGTCTTGCATTTCTCTCTAACTGACGCAAGGCTAGCCAACAATGGGCTACCAGATGAGGTCCAAAAGCTTCGCTGCAGAGTAAACTATGAAGCATTGAAATTCACTCAGCCAATTGAGGAAACAGGTAGAAAAATTGTTAGTCTCCTCAGGCAAAGGGGACCTTTCTTGGTTCTTCATCTTAGATATGAAAAAGACATGGTTGCATTTACTGGTTGTGTTCAAGGTTTAACTAAAGAAGAGATCAAAGAGGTTACAGAAATGAG GTACTCCTATGAAGGGTGGAAGCATAAACCGATAGATGCTAAAAGGAGGAGAGAACATGGTTCTTGCCCATTGACTCCCGAGGAAACTGCTCTTATATTGCAAGCATTGGGTATTGATAGGAATACCACAATCTACATAGCTGCCGGAAAAATATAcaatgaagaaaagagaatggCAAACCTAGCAATGGCCTTTCCAAATCTG GTCAGGAAAGAGCTTGTATTAGAACCCTCGGATCTTAGGCCCTTCCTCAATCATGCAGATCAGATGGCAGCACTGGATTATATTGTTGCAatagaaagtaatattttcaTTCCTACCTTTGGAGGAAACATGGCCAAAGCTGTTGAAGGCCATCGTAG atacATGGGATTCAAAAGAACAGTTGTTCTTAACAGAGCGTTTCTAGTCAGGCTGATCGATGACTACAAGAAAGGAAGGTTGAGCTGGGATGAATTTGCTCTACTAGTGAAGAGATCTCATGAACATCGTACTGGGAAACCAGCCAGAAGAAGGGAGATTCCTGATCATCCCAGACTTGAAGATTTCTTCTATTCTAATCCACAAGAATGTCTCTCATCAATTTCTTGA
- the LOC18610166 gene encoding uncharacterized protein At1g04910 isoform X1, with amino-acid sequence MNCKGIRGIKARKLETMAASQSQPPAIKFWAAAALVLVTLLWVCVLQLATVLNEENTVSSSFYNPLSSPERIYKNNGYLVVIANGGLNQRRLAIADMVVIARYINVTFIVPLFDNGTYWNDKSTFADIYDLNHFITSLRDEVRIVEELPPELKRREESESIYSMVPISFASLTYYYEKVIPRIQKRGVLHFSLTDARLANNGLPDEVQKLRCRVNYEALKFTQPIEQTGRKIVSLLRQRGPFLVLHLRYEKDMVAFTGCVQGLTKEEIREVTEMRYFYEGWKHKPIDAKRRREHGSCPLTPEETALILQALGIDRNTTIYIAAGKIYNEEKRMANLAMAYPNLVRKELVLEPSDLKPFLNHADQMAALDYIVAIESNIFIPTFGGNMAKAVEGHRRYMGFKTTVVLNRAFLVRLIDDYKKGRLSWDEFALLVKKSHEHRTGNPGRRKEIPDHPRLEDFFYSNPQECLPPIS; translated from the exons ATGAACtgtaaaggtattagagggATCAAAGCTAGAAAGCTAGAGACCATGGCTGCCTCACAGTCGCAGCCTCCTGCAATCAAGTTCTGGGCAGCTGCGGCCTTGGTCTTGGTAACCCTGCTGTGGGTTTGCGTATTGCAGCTGGCAACGGTACTCAACGAGGAAAATACAGTGTCATCTTCGTTCTATAATCCCTTATCGTCACCAGAAA GGATTTATAAGAACAATGGATATCTGGTGGTTATAGCCAATGGAGGGTTGAATCAAAGACGACTTGCT ATTGCTGATATGGTCGTGATTGCAAGGTATATTAATGTCACGTTTATTGTTCCTCTATTCGATAATGGAACTTATTGGAACGATAAAAG CACATTTGCAGATATATATGACCTGAATCATTTTATTACATCTCTAAGGGATGAAGTTCGTATAGTGGAAGAGCTTCCGCCAGAGCTAAAGAGAAGAGAGGAATCAGAGTCAATTTATTCCATGGTTCCCATAAGTTTTGCCAGCTTGACATATTACTATGAAAAG gttATTCCTCGAATACAAAAGCGTGGGGTCTTGCATTTCTCTCTAACTGACGCAAGGCTAGCCAACAATGGGCTACCAGATGAGGTCCAAAAGCTTCGCTGCAGAGTAAACTATGAAGCATTGAAATTCACTCAGCCAATTGAGCAAACAGGTAGAAAAATTGTTAGTCTCCTCAGGCAAAGGGGACCTTTCTTGGTTCTTCATCTTAGATATGAAAAAGACATGGTTGCATTTACTGGTTGTGTTCAAGGTTTAACTAAAGAAGAGATCAGAGAGGTTACAGAAATGAG GTACTTCTATGAAGGGTGGAAGCATAAACCGATAGATGCTAAAAGGAGGAGAGAACATGGTTCTTGCCCATTGACTCCCGAGGAAACTGCTCTTATATTGCAAGCATTGGGTATTGATAGGAATACCACAATCTACATAGCTGCCGGAAAAATATAcaatgaagaaaagagaatggCAAACCTAGCAATGGCCTATCCAAATCTG GTCAGGAAAGAGCTTGTATTGGAACCCTCGGATCTTAAGCCGTTCCTCAATCATGCAGATCAGATGGCAGCATTGGATTATATTGTTGCAatagaaagtaatattttcaTTCCTACCTTTGGAGGAAACATGGCCAAAGCCGTTGAAGGCCATCGTAG ATACATGGGATTCAAGACAACAGTTGTTCTTAACAGAGCGTTTCTAGTCAGGCTGATCGATGACTACAAGAAAGGAAGGCTGAGCTGGGATGAATTTGCTCTACTAGTGAAGAAATCTCATGAACATCGTACTGGGAATCCAGGCAGAAGAAAGGAGATTCCTGATCATCCCAGACTTGAAGATTTCTTCTATTCTAATCCACAAGAATGTCTGCCACCAATTTCCTGA
- the LOC18610168 gene encoding uncharacterized protein At1g04910 isoform X2: MKMDQRIKINSGYEDFKSIVEEVKGKHSEVEVMNCKGIRGIKARKLETMTASQSQPPAIKFWAAAALVLLTLLWVCVLQLATVLNEEDTVSSSFYNPLSSSERIYKNNGYLVVIANGGLNQRRLAIADMVVIARYINITLIVPLFDNETYWNDKSTFADIYDLNHFITSLRDEVRIVEELPPELKRREESESIYSMVPISFASLTYYYQKVIPRIQKRGVLHFSLTDARLANNGLPDEVQKLRCRVNYEALKFTQPIEETGRKIVSLLRQRGPFLVLHLRYEKDMVAFTGCVQGLTKEEIKEVTEMRYSYEGWKHKPIDAKRRREHGSCPLTPEETALILQALGIDRNTTIYIAAGKIYNEEKRMANLAMAFPNLVRKELVLEPSDLRPFLNHADQMAALDYIVAIESNIFIPTFGGNMAKAVEGHHTWDSKEQLFLTERF, from the exons ATGAAGATGGATCAACGTATTAAGATTAATTCTGGGTATGAAGATTTTAAATCTATCGTGGAAGAGGTGAAGGGAAAGCATAGTGAAGTGGAGGTGATGAACtgtaaaggtattagagggATCAAGGCTAGAAAGCTGGAGACCATGACTGCCTCACAGTCGCAGCCTCCTGCAATCAAGTTCTGGGCAGCTGCGGCCTTGGTCTTGCTAACCCTGCTGTGGGTTTGCGTATTGCAGCTGGCAACAGTTCTAAACGAGGAAGATACAGTGTCATCTTCATTCTATAATCCCTTATCGTCATCAGAAA GGATTTATAAGAACAATGGATATCTAGTGGTTATAGCCAATGGAGGCTTGAATCAAAGACGACTTGCT ATTGCTGATATGGTCGTGATTGCAAGATATATTAATATCACGCTTATTGTTCCTTTATTCGATAATGAAACTTATTGGAACGATAAAAG CACATTTGCAGATATATATGACCTGAATCATTTTATTACATCTCTAAGGGATGAAGTTCGTATTGTGGAAGAGCTTCCTCCAGAGCTAAAGAGAAGAGAGGAATCAGAGTCAATTTATTCCATGGTTCCCATAAGTTTTGCTAGCTTGACATATTACTATCAAAAG gtTATTCCTCGAATACAAAAGCGTGGGGTCTTGCATTTCTCTCTAACTGACGCAAGGCTAGCCAACAATGGGCTACCAGATGAGGTCCAAAAGCTTCGCTGCAGAGTAAACTATGAAGCATTGAAATTCACTCAGCCAATTGAGGAAACAGGTAGAAAAATTGTTAGTCTCCTCAGGCAAAGGGGACCTTTCTTGGTTCTTCATCTTAGATATGAAAAAGACATGGTTGCATTTACTGGTTGTGTTCAAGGTTTAACTAAAGAAGAGATCAAAGAGGTTACAGAAATGAG GTACTCCTATGAAGGGTGGAAGCATAAACCGATAGATGCTAAAAGGAGGAGAGAACATGGTTCTTGCCCATTGACTCCCGAGGAAACTGCTCTTATATTGCAAGCATTGGGTATTGATAGGAATACCACAATCTACATAGCTGCCGGAAAAATATAcaatgaagaaaagagaatggCAAACCTAGCAATGGCCTTTCCAAATCTG GTCAGGAAAGAGCTTGTATTAGAACCCTCGGATCTTAGGCCCTTCCTCAATCATGCAGATCAGATGGCAGCACTGGATTATATTGTTGCAatagaaagtaatattttcaTTCCTACCTTTGGAGGAAACATGGCCAAAGCTGTTGAAGGCCATC atacATGGGATTCAAAAGAACAGTTGTTCTTAACAGAGCGTTTCTAG
- the LOC18610169 gene encoding uncharacterized protein At1g04910, producing the protein MDQRTKAGYEESEFVDKMEVKQKYGNVDVNHTAIAGIKAEKMKTVAARQASPLACVKFWVVVLSTMLLILWVCAIQLATLDDKIMVPKSAFYFPYSFPSQRVYKSNGYLIISPNGGLNQKRLGICDMVVIARYLNVTLILPKFAHGSYWNDTSTFADIFDVNNFITSLRDEVRILRELPPEQKRKAESEPLYYMFPMSFASLEYYYGRVLPRIQKHEILLFAQTDARLANNGLPDELQKLRCRVNYKALKFTQPIEETGRKLVTLLRQNGPFLVLHLRYEKDVLAFTGCVEGLTKEEAAAVKEMRYSHDGWWHKPIDSKKKRERGSCPLTPEETALVFQALGIDRNTTIYIASGEIYQEEKRMADLASAYPNLVRKQTILKPEELKPFLNHADQMAALDYIVAIESDIFVPTFVGNMAKAVEGHRRYLGFKTTISQDRKLLVSLIDQYKNGTLNWDEFSLLVKKTHEGRTGKPGRRMEIPEHPRQEDYFYSNPQECLPPVAQPSTIT; encoded by the exons ATGGATCAACGCACCAAAGCTGGTTATGAAGAGTCTGAATTTGTTGACAAAATGGAGGTGAAGCAGAAGTATGGCAATGTGGACGTGAATCATACTGCTATTGCAGGGATTAAAGCTGAAAAGATGAAGACTGTAGCTGCCCGGCAGGCTTCTCCATTAGCTTGTGTCAAGTTCTGGGTGGTTGTACTCTCAACCATGTTACTTATTCTTTGGGTCTGCGCAATTCAGTTGGCAACTCTGGATGACAAAATCATGGTGCCAAAATCCGCATTCTATTTTCCATATTCTTTCCCATCCCAAA GGGTTTATAAAAGCAATGGATATCTAATCATTTCACCCAATGGAGGATTGAATCAGAAGCGACTTGGG ATTTGTGATATGGTTGTCATTGCAAGATATCTGAATGTCACACTTATCCTTCCTAAATTTGCTCATGGCTCGTATTGGAATGATACCAG TACATTTGCAGATATCTTTGATGTGAACAATTTCATTACATCTCTGAGAGATGAGGTTCGAATACTGAGGGAGCTACCTCCGGAGCAGAAGAGAAAAGCAGAGTCTGAACCACTTTATTATATGTTTCCTATGAGTTTTGCTAGCTTAGAATATTATTACGGAAGG GTTCTTCCTCGCATACAGAAGCATGAAATTTTGCTATTCGCTCAAACTGATGCTAGGCTTGCCAACAATGGGCTACCGGATGAACTCCAGAAACTGCGGTGTCGAGTAAACTACAAAGCATTGAAGTTTACACAACCGATTGAGGAAACAGGCAGGAAACTTGTTACACTTTTAAGACAGAATGGTCCTTTCTTGGTTCTTCATCTCAGGTATGAGAAGGATGTATTGGCATTCACAGGTTGCGTCGAAGGTTTAACGAAAGAAGAGGCTGCAGCGGTGAAAGAAATGAG ATATTCCCATGATGGGTGGTGGCACAAACCGATTgattccaagaagaaaagagaacgTGGATCATGCCCTTTGACTCCAGAGGAAACAGCTCTAGTATTCCAGGCATTAGGCATTGATAGGAATACCACAATTTATATTGCATCCGGAGAAATATACCAGGAAGAGAAGAGAATGGCAGACCTGGCATCAGCTTATCCAAATCTG GTTAGGAAACAGACCATATTAAAGCCAGAAGAGCTCAAGCCCTTCCTGAATCATGCAGATCAGATGGCAGCGCTGGATTATATTGTTGCAATAGAAAGTGACATTTTCGTTCCTACTTTTGTTGGGAACATGGCGAAAGCTGTTGAAGGCCATCGCCG ATACTTGGGATTTAAGACCACAATTTCTCAAGACAGGAAGCTTCTGGTTAGTCTGATTGATCAGTACAAGAATGGGACGCTGAACTGGGACGAGTTTTCCCTGTTAGTGAAAAAAACTCATGAAGGGCGAACGGGGAAACCAGGGAGGCGAATGGAGATTCCCGAACATCCTAGACAGGAAGATTACTTCTATTCGAATCCACAGGAATGCTTGCCACCAGTTGCTCAACCTTCAACTATTACTTGA
- the LOC18610165 gene encoding transcription factor BIM2, which yields MRTGKGSQEEEEYEEEEFGSKKQGPSSNQTMSVNATNNINNTNKDGKNSDKANAIRSKHSVTEQRRRSKINERFQILRDLIPNTDQKRDTASFLLEVIEYVQFLQEKVQKYEGSYQGWSSEPTKLMPWRNSHWRVQSFVGHPQAIKNGSGPGSTFAGKFDENNIKIPPTMITSAQDPVESDHIRDPTSKAMDRQLELANKGMALPIRADNVLVCPLQRPVSEAQSTECLINSDTLNQQDDLTIEGGRISISSVYSQGLLNSLTQALQSAGLDLSQANISVQIDLGKRANRGLTSGTSAKDPQNSPNQAMTCLRDVSSGEESDHAKKRLKK from the exons atgagaaCGGGAAAGGGAAGTCAAGAGGAGGAAGAGTACGAGGAAGAAGAGTTTGGTTCCAAGAAACAAGGGCCTTCTTCTAATCAAACTATGTCTGTCAACGCCACTAACAACATCAACAACACCAATAAAG ATGGGAAGAACAGTGATAAGGCTAACGCTATACGATCAAAACACTCTGTCACGGAGCAGAGGAGGAGGAGTAAGATTAATGAAAG ATTTCAAATATTGAGAGATCTAATACCGAACACTGATCAAAAGAGAGATACTGCTTCATTCCTACTAGAG GTGATAGAGTATGTCCAATTTTTACAGGAGAAGGTTCAAAAATATGAGGGTTCATACCAGGGGTGGAGTTCTGAGCCCACGAAATTAATGCCATGG AGAAATAGTCACTGGCGTGTGCAGAGTTTTGTTGGTCACCCACAAGCTATTAAAAATGGTTCTGGCCCAGGGTCAACATTTGCTGGGAAGTTTGATGAGAATAACATCAAGATCCCCCCCACAATGATTACAAGTGCACAGGATCCTGTAGAATCTGATCATATCAGAGATCCTACATCCAAAGCTATGGATCGGCAACTCGAGTTGGCAAACAAGGGAATGGCTCTGCCCATCCGAGCTGATAATGTGCTTGTGTGTCCCCTTCAGCGACCAGTCTCTGAGGCTCAATCGACGGAGTGTCTTATCAACAGCGATACACTGAATCAGCAAGATGATCTGACTATCGAAGGAGGAAGAATTAGCATCTCCAGTGTATACTCTCAGGG GTTATTGAACTCTTTGACGCAAGCACTTCAGAGCGCAGGTTTGGATCTGTCACAGGCCAACATCTCAGTGCAGATTGATCTTGGAAAGCGTGCAAACAGAGGGCTAACATCAGGAACATCTGCTAAG GACCCACAGAATTCCCCCAATCAGGCAATGACATGTCTTAGAGATGTGAGCAGTGGAGAGGAATCTGATCATGCTAAAAAGCGGCTGAAGAAATAA